Proteins encoded in a region of the Scomber scombrus chromosome 16, fScoSco1.1, whole genome shotgun sequence genome:
- the cckb gene encoding cholecystokinin, which produces MTAGLCVCVVLAVLCTSCLGLPFSSSQPLDEGQRSVSAASEVRLEADTHTLGEPHLRHRRSAPQMKALPLAEEDADSRANLSELLARLISSRKASVRRNSTVNNRGSALSTNHRIADRDYLGWMDFGRRSAEEYEYSS; this is translated from the exons ATGACtgcagggctgtgtgtgtgtgtcgtgctGGCAGTCCTGTGCACGAGCTGTTTGGGGCtccccttctcttcttctcagcCCCTAGATGAGGGCCAGCGCTCCGTCTCCGCTGCCTCTGAAG TTCGCCTTGAGGCTGATACCCACACCTTGGGGGAGCCCCACCTTCGACACAGACGCTCTGCACCCCAGATGAAAGCTCTTCCTCTGGCTGAGGAGGATGCAGACTCCCGGGCCAACCTCAGCGAGCTGCTGGCAAGACTCATCTCATCCaggaaag cTTCTGTGCGTAGAAACTCCACGGTGAACAACAGAGGCAGCGCACTGAGTACCAACCACCGGATAGCAGACAGGGACTACTTGGGCTGGATGGATTTCGGCCGCCGCAGCGCAGAGGAGTACGAGTACTCCTCGTAA